In the Magnolia sinica isolate HGM2019 chromosome 15, MsV1, whole genome shotgun sequence genome, one interval contains:
- the LOC131227748 gene encoding probable xyloglucan endotransglucosylase/hydrolase protein 28 — protein sequence MVGYLWIFMVCTTILATNAITQNPPILAFDEGYTQLFGDTNLMLHRGGKTVHISLDERSGAGFISQDLYLHGFFSASIKLPSDYTAGVVVAFYMSNADIFQKNHDELDFEFLGNIRGKEWRIQTNVYGNGSTAIGREERYGLWFDPSEDFHQYSILWTADQIIFYVDNIPIREIKRNEAMGVDFPSKPMSLYATIWDGSNWATSGGRYKVNYKYAPYIAKFSNLVLRGCTVDPIEHSPTCDGGKNGLNALSETAKMSSEQKLKMEEFRKKYMTYTYCYDRKRYPVLLPECATNPREAERFQRSDMVKFGGHRRHGKRHHRSPARWATTLQVGL from the exons ATGGTGGGTTATTTGTGGATtttcatggtctgtaccaccatcCTAGCTACAAATGCAATCACCCAAAATCCACCCATCTTAGCTTTTGATGAAGGCTACACACAGCTATTTGGGGACACCAATCTCATGCTCCATAGAGGTGGAAAGACAGTCCACATCTCTCTTGATGAAAGATCAG GTGCCGGATTCATCTCCCAAGATCTTTATCTTCATGGATTTTTCAGTGCTTCAATCAAACTTCCTTCAGATTACACTGCTGGTGTTGTCGTCGCATTCTAT ATGTCGAACGCCGATATCTTCCAAAAGAATCACGATGAATTGGATTTTGAATTCTTGGGCAATATCAGAGGGAAGGAATGGCGAATTCAAACGAACGTTTATGGCAATGGAAGTACCGCGATCGGAAGGGAAGAGAGATATGGGCTGTGGTTCGATCCTTCAGAAGATTTTCATCAGTACAGCATCCTTTGGACTGCTGATCAGATCAT ATTTTATGTTGATAACATCCCCATTAGAGAAATCAAAAGAAATGAAGCAATGGGTGTAGACTTCCCATCTAAGCCCATGTCATTGTATGCTACAATATGGGATGGCTCCAACTGGGCCACCTCAGGTGGAAGATACAAGGTAAATTATAAGTATGCCCCTTACATTGCCAAATTTTCCAATCTCGTCCTCCGCGGCTGCACCGTCGATCCCATCGAACATTCTCCGACATGCGATGGTGGCAAAAATGGCCTCAACGCCCTATCCGAAACCGCAAAAATGTCGTCGGAGCAAAAATTAAAGATGGAGGAATTTAGGAAAAAATACATGACATACACATATTGTTACGACCGCAAACGTTACCCGGTGCTGCTGCCGGAATGTGCCACTAACCCGCGTGAGGCTGAGCGATTTCAACGGTCGGATATGGTGAAATTCGGCGGTCACCGTCGTCATGGAAAGCGGCATCACCGGAGCCcggccaggtgggccaccaccctTCAAGTTGGGCTGTAA